The Coleofasciculaceae cyanobacterium genome contains a region encoding:
- a CDS encoding glycosyltransferase family 1 protein, which translates to MHVFIAALHRPIKPTGVCRHAANLARCLADKPEVTKISLVVGSWQQYYFETAFALDSNKIKLVNVNIKNSSVVRNIWFLKGLPQLANQLDADVVHLSFPFPFLRAKFNAPVVTTIHDLYPYECPENFGFPQVWFNRLFLKQAISNSDGLPCVSQVTADKLKFYFPNLKPQQKVEVVYNYVDFEGLETKAPQQFTEHSRFFLSVAQHRQNKNLDLLIQAYAELLKTNKIKQDCQLVIVGTSGPETENIQRLIGHLNLETTVSLLSAIGDRELGWLYQKCQVFVIASSTEGFCLPLAEALYFSDRVVCSDIPIFREIASAKCTYFSLKGKAIANLSHALIQAIEHSSSFEPDEIKRFDKSTIAQQYLDLYHQIK; encoded by the coding sequence ATGCACGTTTTTATTGCAGCCTTACATCGACCGATTAAACCGACTGGTGTTTGCCGACACGCAGCCAACCTAGCTCGTTGTTTAGCCGACAAACCAGAAGTGACTAAAATTAGTTTAGTTGTTGGCTCTTGGCAACAATACTATTTTGAAACTGCTTTTGCTTTGGACTCTAATAAAATTAAATTAGTTAATGTCAACATCAAAAATAGTTCCGTCGTGAGAAATATCTGGTTTCTCAAAGGCTTACCTCAGCTAGCAAATCAGCTAGATGCTGATGTAGTTCATCTTTCTTTTCCTTTTCCTTTTCTGAGAGCTAAATTTAATGCTCCTGTAGTCACTACAATTCACGATCTATATCCCTACGAATGTCCTGAAAACTTTGGCTTTCCCCAAGTTTGGTTTAATCGTTTATTTTTAAAACAAGCAATTAGTAATAGTGATGGGCTGCCCTGTGTATCTCAAGTTACTGCTGACAAGTTAAAATTTTACTTTCCTAACCTCAAGCCTCAGCAAAAAGTTGAGGTGGTTTATAACTACGTAGACTTTGAGGGACTAGAAACTAAGGCTCCTCAACAGTTTACCGAACATAGTCGATTCTTCTTGTCAGTCGCTCAACATCGGCAGAACAAAAATTTAGATTTGCTAATTCAAGCTTATGCTGAACTATTAAAAACTAATAAAATTAAGCAAGATTGCCAATTAGTTATTGTCGGTACTTCTGGCCCTGAAACAGAAAATATTCAGCGGTTAATCGGACACTTGAATCTAGAAACTACAGTAAGTTTATTGTCAGCAATCGGCGATCGCGAATTGGGTTGGCTGTATCAAAAATGCCAGGTTTTTGTCATTGCTTCTTCTACGGAAGGTTTTTGTTTACCTTTGGCAGAGGCTTTATATTTTAGCGATCGCGTCGTCTGTTCTGATATTCCTATCTTTCGAGAGATTGCTAGTGCAAAATGTACTTATTTTTCGCTGAAGGGTAAAGCGATCGCTAATTTGAGTCACGCTTTAATTCAAGCTATTGAACATTCAAGCTCATTTGAGCCAGACGAGATAAAACGATTTGATAAATCGACCATAGCCCAGCAATACTTGGACTTATATCATCAAATCAAGTAA
- a CDS encoding glycosyltransferase yields MKVLLSAYSCEPGKGSERGVGWNLAKEVAKYHEVWVFTRPDESKTIIEAELARHPIPNLHFVYFTLPFWKDSLRWGQSGAMQLHYYLWQIQAYFVAQKMHRHIKFDIAHHVTFVRYSVPSLLSLLPIPFIWGPVGGGESAPAKFWTDFHWKNKLYEILREAWRGIGELDPLTRLTAKNSTIAYATTKDTAKKLSKLGAFAVKQASETGISLSEIEQLSQCTPPKAESVRFINIARLLHWKGIYLGLRAFAQANLADAEYWVVGEGPELENLQALAKDLNIAERVTFFGLLDRKEVLVKLGQCSALVHPSLHDSGGWVPLEAMASGRPILCLDLGGPGETVTPDIGIKVPAHSPEQAVNDLAKAMVKLAQNPNLCVQMGQMGQQRVKELYSWEAKGKWLAKVYKDCVGEFKNS; encoded by the coding sequence ATGAAAGTACTGCTGTCTGCATATTCTTGTGAACCAGGTAAAGGTTCTGAACGTGGTGTAGGTTGGAATTTAGCTAAAGAAGTTGCCAAATATCATGAAGTTTGGGTATTTACTAGACCAGATGAAAGCAAAACAATAATTGAAGCAGAATTAGCACGCCATCCAATTCCTAATTTACACTTTGTTTATTTTACTCTTCCCTTCTGGAAAGATAGTCTACGTTGGGGACAATCTGGGGCGATGCAGCTTCACTACTATTTATGGCAAATTCAGGCATATTTTGTTGCTCAAAAAATGCACCGTCATATTAAATTTGACATTGCTCATCACGTTACCTTTGTTCGTTATTCCGTTCCCAGTCTACTTTCCTTATTACCAATACCTTTCATTTGGGGGCCTGTTGGCGGTGGAGAATCTGCACCAGCAAAGTTTTGGACTGATTTCCATTGGAAAAACAAGCTATATGAAATTCTGCGTGAGGCATGGCGAGGCATCGGTGAATTAGATCCTTTAACTCGTTTGACTGCTAAAAACAGCACGATTGCTTATGCGACTACTAAGGATACTGCCAAAAAACTCAGCAAATTGGGTGCGTTTGCAGTAAAACAGGCTTCAGAGACAGGTATATCTTTATCAGAAATTGAGCAACTTAGTCAGTGTACCCCTCCCAAGGCCGAATCAGTCAGATTTATTAATATTGCCAGACTGCTGCACTGGAAAGGAATTTATTTAGGATTGCGAGCATTTGCTCAAGCTAACTTAGCAGATGCCGAATATTGGGTTGTGGGAGAAGGACCTGAACTAGAAAATTTACAAGCTTTGGCAAAGGACTTAAATATTGCTGAAAGAGTAACTTTTTTTGGCTTGTTAGATAGAAAAGAAGTTTTAGTCAAGTTAGGGCAGTGTTCTGCTTTAGTCCATCCCAGTTTACATGATTCAGGAGGATGGGTACCTCTAGAAGCAATGGCATCGGGAAGACCAATTTTGTGCCTAGATTTGGGAGGACCAGGAGAAACGGTAACACCAGATATTGGCATCAAAGTTCCTGCTCATAGCCCAGAACAGGCAGTTAACGATCTGGCAAAAGCAATGGTGAAATTGGCTCAAAATCCCAACTTGTGCGTCCAGATGGGACAAATGGGTCAACAGCGAGTCAAAGAACTTTACAGTTGGGAAGCCAAAGGAAAATGGCTAGCCAAAGTTTATAAAGATTGCGTCGGCGAATTTAAAAATAGCTAA